Proteins from a genomic interval of Dermacentor variabilis isolate Ectoservices chromosome 8, ASM5094787v1, whole genome shotgun sequence:
- the LOC142590542 gene encoding uncharacterized protein LOC142590542 isoform X1 — protein sequence MPKNQNTLPCNLDKKPRTTQDVHFSAPSQLPEVTRTQATSGTLLYHCSAAEIASTSGFATAVSQHVGDNAYEIIGPDDESPQGANDISVAEVSPIPPEVTMTGGTAAIDTETAMSTAAATVYEASSSVSASAAVSEGTAPGLVEQHVCYHCDFFCSAYNSFAQHTKAFHHDCEPVFLCSKCKTKLGVITQYKHHFKICKHITVVASPASPHSDNNVEHMVGHTSSPLEDSKDCQCCC from the exons atgccaaaaaatcaaaatacattgccatgcaatttggacaagaaaccta ggacaacccaggacgtgcatttctcagcacccagtcaactgccagaagtgactcgaacacaggccacca gtggcactctgctgtaccactgcagtgctgcggaaattgccagcaccagcggctttgcaacagctgtttcacagcatgtcg gagacaatgcctacgaaattattggccctgatgacgagagccctcaaggggcaaacgacatctctgttgcagaagtgagcccgataccacctgaagttaccatgacaggtggcacggcagcaatagatacagagacggccatgtctactgcagctgcaacagtgtacgaggcaagcagcagtgtgtcagcatcagcagcagtgtcagaaggaaccgcaccaggcctggtagagcaacatgtgtgctatcactgtgactttttttgtagtgcatacaactcatttgctcaacatacaaaagcttttcaccacgactgtgagccagtgttcctgtgcagcaagtgcaagactaagttaggtgttataacacagtacaagcatcactttaaaatatgcaaacatattacagttgttgcctccccagccagcccacatagcgacaacaacgtggaacacatggtgggacacacctcttccccattagaagatagtaaagactgtcagtgttgttgctag
- the LOC142590542 gene encoding uncharacterized protein LOC142590542 isoform X2: MPKNQNTLPCNLDKKPRTTQDVHFSAPSQLPEVTRTQATRDNAYEIIGPDDESPQGANDISVAEVSPIPPEVTMTGGTAAIDTETAMSTAAATVYEASSSVSASAAVSEGTAPGLVEQHVCYHCDFFCSAYNSFAQHTKAFHHDCEPVFLCSKCKTKLGVITQYKHHFKICKHITVVASPASPHSDNNVEHMVGHTSSPLEDSKDCQCCC; encoded by the exons atgccaaaaaatcaaaatacattgccatgcaatttggacaagaaaccta ggacaacccaggacgtgcatttctcagcacccagtcaactgccagaagtgactcgaacacaggccacca gagacaatgcctacgaaattattggccctgatgacgagagccctcaaggggcaaacgacatctctgttgcagaagtgagcccgataccacctgaagttaccatgacaggtggcacggcagcaatagatacagagacggccatgtctactgcagctgcaacagtgtacgaggcaagcagcagtgtgtcagcatcagcagcagtgtcagaaggaaccgcaccaggcctggtagagcaacatgtgtgctatcactgtgactttttttgtagtgcatacaactcatttgctcaacatacaaaagcttttcaccacgactgtgagccagtgttcctgtgcagcaagtgcaagactaagttaggtgttataacacagtacaagcatcactttaaaatatgcaaacatattacagttgttgcctccccagccagcccacatagcgacaacaacgtggaacacatggtgggacacacctcttccccattagaagatagtaaagactgtcagtgttgttgctag